One window of the Arthrobacter sp. D5-1 genome contains the following:
- the hisI gene encoding phosphoribosyl-AMP cyclohydrolase — protein MSEQSAPSHSPAVEPSSDPAGPLPQEIASALKRDSSGLVAAIVQQHDTNEVLMLGWMDDEALHRTMTTGRVTFYSRSRQEYWRKGDTSGHVQFVKSVALDCDGDALLIRVDQIGAACHTGTRTCFDGRDFTVVTGHRD, from the coding sequence ATGTCAGAGCAGTCCGCCCCCAGCCACTCTCCCGCCGTGGAGCCCTCCAGCGACCCCGCAGGCCCCTTGCCGCAGGAGATCGCCAGCGCCCTCAAGCGTGATTCATCCGGACTCGTTGCCGCTATCGTGCAGCAGCATGACACCAACGAGGTCCTCATGCTTGGTTGGATGGATGACGAGGCTCTCCACCGCACCATGACCACGGGACGTGTGACGTTCTACTCGCGCTCCCGCCAGGAGTACTGGCGCAAGGGCGACACCTCCGGACACGTACAGTTCGTGAAGTCTGTCGCCCTTGACTGCGACGGCGATGCCCTCCTGATCCGCGTGGACCAGATCGGCGCAGCCTGCCACACCGGTACCCGGACCTGCTTCGATGGTCGCGACTTCACAGTTGTTACGGGCCACCGCGACTAA